The nucleotide sequence cctttctcgtttttttttttccaccacacaaCCTCAGGCCTTAACTTATTCTATTGGTACTTCATGTGATCAGACCAGAGACGGGGAGTTTAGAGTTCTTGATGATACAAATCTGAATAGTGTGGCGTACGTCTGTATGCAGCTGAGTCATAACTGTGTGAAGAGCCACCGCTGATCTTCAAAACCTGCCAGATTCTCAGTTAGATTcatgtctggactttaactaggccgtCCTGACATGTTCTTAACCACCCCTTTGTAGCTCTGGCTCTATGTTCAGGTttgttatcctgctggaaggtgaacctgcCCATCCACTCtgtccagcttccctgtccctgcagcagaacaagcatccccgcagcatgatgctgctaacaccatgtttcactgtgggagCGCCGTACTTTGACATTTTGCTGTGTCCAACATGACTAGTGGCAAATTtaaaccagaatcagaatcaagtttaatcaccaagtaggtttgcatctacaaggaatttgacttggtattgatggtgcagacaaaaaataagaatacagtaaaataagaagtaaaagcatatatacacggaagctgtatacactcagcagactatgcgttaatgtaacgcagaagcttgtatgtcctgaacgggggagagagacagtgtccagtttcacgggtggctcttggccttgttgataaggctggtagcagatgggaaaaaactgttcttgtggcgtgaggttttggtcctgatggaccgcagcctcctgccagagggaagtgtctgaaatagtctgtgactgaggtgcgagggatcagccacaatcttccctgcacgcctcagagtcctggaggcgtacaggtcatggagagatggaagattgcagccaatcaccttctctgcagaccggatgacacgctgcagtctgcccttgtccttacGGGACTCTAATGGAGTTTCTTTTGTGGAGGTCACAGCTAATACTTGTCTTGTCAACAGATCCTGaatctcctccagagttactatgggCGTTTTGGCTGTGTCTCTGACTATTGCTCTTCTTGACAGGCCCGTCAGTTTAGGCGGATGATCGTGCCTTGGaaggtttgcagctgtgccagACTCTTTCCAATTTTGCATGATGGATTGAACTTTTGTTTTCCCTGAAAGATGCTCAAAGCTTGggaatttattttctaaccccTCCAAAGCCTCTAACAAACCCCCgaggctttcacagaacagATGCACGGCTTCACAGTTTAGTGCTGCTTTGTGCTGGTCAGTCACATTAAACCCTAATGAAATGTATTGAAGTGTGTGGCTTTATCATGACAAAATGCGGGCtttagggggagggggtgtACACTTTCAATGCACTAAGAACACCAAGCCTCCAGGGTCCTATTCTGTACGTATGGAATGCATGTCTATGTCTAATTATGAGAAGGAAACGTACAAGCAATAGGAAAACCATTGTGAGTACCTACTAATGTGGTTAAGTGCTTCAGAACATCTTTGGGTTTTCCTTATTGTACATAACGTTCAGCACAGCAGCCCTTACACAGCCTGGTGAGCGCAGATAAAAGATGGCTGGATGGATAGACATGAATGAGTGACAGGGATGAAGATCGGCTGTCACTCCGGCTCCCGTCAAAGAACGCCTGAATGCCTCTGGCACCAAAGGCAGACACCTGCACAGGGATTAGGAGCGGAGACACAAAAGGTGCAGGGAAGGCTGGGTTTCTTACACTGATGATGAGTTAAAGTCAGATCCCCCGGCTCACATGCATTTGTTGTGGACCCTGTCTTCAAAGCTGCCTTAAAATGTATTCACTGCAATTTTTCCTCCTTTAATtgcaaatattacaaaaaacaaaaagactgactagtttgttttaactgcacatttgattttttttttctaaccagaTTTCATAGATTCAGTCCTCTGGTGAACTTTTAACAGATTCCTAGCTGGGCTGAGGAAAGGCTAAAGAGACGCTTCTTTCATTAGGTTCTCTAATCTCATTATTTCTGAGCAAAGGGCCGATGATCAAACATTGAGGCAGAGCTGCTGCGTGGTGACAGCCAGAGCTGCTGTCTCTGTTATAAGGGACAGTCATGTTGGGTTAACCTCCCTGAAATCTGTGCCTTCACAGAACTCAGCCTGGAAGCTGTGTGGCCCGTTCTCTCGGTCCGTCTTAAACACAACATTAGGATCTCATACCTAAAGTTGAGAGGCTTGCCGCTTTTCCTTTTCAGAGTTCCATATTTCTCCTGACTGTTATCTAGATTTTTCCTCATTAGATGAAAAAGTGGCATTAATAACTCGTTTGGCTACTAAAGCAGACCCACGTCCAGTTTCAGAACCTGAATGAGCGCATTCATCATGTAACAAATCAACAGAGGCTCTCGTACAAATCAATGAATgtcaaaaagatgaaataaaattcCATATTTTCCAGAATGCATAGCAACCCCTAGAGTAGCTTCACCCTATGAATTGGGAATTAACCCGAAACCCTCTGGAGGTGCCCGCCCCAGCAGGAAGCTCTCTGAGCCATGTGGAGTTTTTCTGGTTTCACACTGATGCCATCTGTGATGTTTGAAAGTCTTTGCAGCATTTCCTACCCGGCCAAGGGATGGTTTTCTAAAAATGATCATGTAGGTGGTGTTTTAGGTAAGATGTGTGTAAATGATCATAAAAAGTATCAGAATAAAGTAAACAGGTACAGAAGTCACAATAAAACAGACTATAACTACGGCTttataaaaaacactttaaatgagacaaatattaaataaaaacaaataaaagatcAAAGTAAAGCACTGGTGCTTTCTCTAAAGAAAACGGGAACATCAGCTCTTGTAGTTTTTGAGGTTACAGCAGAAGAAAATGTGAAGACACAAACTGCTGCTGATGCCAAAGTGTGCCTCTGACTTTTTAAACCTGTTACCCCTAACCCATCAGAGGGTAGTATTTTAGCTCTTATACAACGGACGCTGAGGTCACAAGTGGAGAAAATACCAGAAAAGTTGAGAGTGAGAAAACACAGGCGAGTGGGAAGTTAAAACCTGAAAGTCAAAGGCAGCACTTTCACATCGCTGGACAAGCTGCAACTTGATGCATCTGGGGTGTTTGTTGAagcactttgttgtttttttgctgaataAGGACTTCTCATACAGCAAAGACAAGAATAACGCAGAGAGGAGACATTAGCAGGAGGAAAAGCCTCCGTTTCCTCTGCAGTTCGTCTGTTGATCACAAAGACGATGCAATCCCCAGCCTGTCAGAACCGatctaaatgaaataaagctGTGACCGCCGTTCAAGGATGTTGGCAGAGAATCCTGTCCTGCACTCTGAGTTCAGCTGCATAGAGCTGCCATCACTCAGAGACCCATGACCTGTCTGAGACGGATGGCAAGTTAAAGCAGCGGCAGCTGGTGGGCACGCTCCACAGTCTGAGTCACTGTTTCTGTCGCTGCCGTGAGCTTCGGCCGGGAAGGTTTCCTTAAACAGGCGGATGACAGATGGCGGGAGGCGGACCGCGGTCACTGGGGGACGGAGGACAGCGCGTGGACAGACGGCGAGGAGGCCGAGCTGCCCTCTCTGGCTCGCGCTGCCAGCTTCTGTCTCAGCTCCCTGATTTCCTTCAGCAGCTCCCTCTCGCTGCTGTCCAAGTGGGCCCGGCCCCGGTCCAGGGAGACTGACGGGACGCAAACAGAAAGACTGAATTAGTTATAAAGACTCTGTGACTCATCATTCGAGTCATAACACACAAGGCTGCTTTTTGCAGGAACTTTATTTCAAAGCAGGTCTCTGAAGAAAGGgggaaatgtattttatgtaactgatgtccactttttaggcagactcACAGTGGGTGGAGCTGCTCCCTGAAGGTGAGCTGCTGTTCAGACACACCATGCTGGCTCCTccctgccgctgggtgggggaAGAACCGCCTCCCGTGGCTGTGTTTACACCTTTGGCTGCAACAGAAGCAGCAGGCCTGTGAAGAAGTCCTCCAGACGGACCCGCTGACTCCACCTTCCTCTGTCTCCCTCCTTCTGACACAATAAACAGAGCAGGTTAGATCTGAGGCCCGCTGCAGGCGTACTGAATGAGGCTCGGCCTGCAGTGGGTCTTTGTTACGGtacagggatcaccaaccttttagaagtcgaaagctacttcatcggtactgtgtcatacgaagggttacctgtactgacctttgaactagaagagtcagagctcaccttaactttatgtaatataaaacatattttaatgcatttatcattttaaatctatgtcaATACAAGTATGAATAAAAAgcaagagcaactaaataaaataacatttctggagggttgtgctatttttttgaacaggcttgagggcaccacctATGGTCCACGgtggctacctggtgcccgcgggcaccatgtGACCCCTGGTCCAGGGGATTGAGATGCATTTTATGACTGGAGATTTACAGCAGAAAACTGCTAAGTTATAAGAGGGTTGAgccaaaatattatttaaaaatctgttcGTTACTCAgatcatttcaaataaaaacctgtCACGGCAGAACGAGACACAGGTTTTAGATCCATGTTATGCAAAACAGTGAATCTCAGCTCTGTAGTGACTGGCAAACAACTCGGTGTGTTGCTGCCACCTTGTggtagagagcagaaacaacagTCGGATAAACAGAAGTTGCAAAGACCCTAAATTTACCGGCTGCTTGGCTGTTTCTAGTGAAAGTCCACCTTCGCCATGTGTGTGAGTGCGGTACCTGTTTCTGCTGCGGACGAGGCCAGTCGCTGCTCCTGTAGCTGTGCCCTGCTGCTCATCACCTCGTCCCACTGCAAAACATCAGCGCAGCATTTGTTTTCGTTCCACACAGCTAAGCATatgcaaactaaaaaaaaagaaaaaaaaaaaagattcccgGTCTCACTTTTCTCCCGGCCACTTCCCTCATGGTGTGAGCCAGCCTCCCCTCCTCTGCCAGAGTTTGCCTTTGAAGCTGCGCCAGcctctccctcttcctctcctgctcAGCGTCGACCCGCTGCAGGCGCTCCAGCACCTCTCTCTGCCAGTCGGACTCCAGGCCCAGCTGGTGTGCCTCTGCCAGGGACTCCTCCAGGGCCTGCGTGCGCGTTCGAGTTTACGTGGCGAGAGCAGAGGGTAAATATCGCAGCAACCTGGACTGAACTCTAAGTTATGCTGACTGTTTTCCTTGGAGCTGAAACGAGACGTGTGTCGCTGACCTGCAGGTTGCTCTCTGCGCTGTGCAGCAGCTCCGAGTAGCTCTCGTCTGCCCTCTCGGCCTCCCTCATTTTCAGCTGGACCTCCTCTTCAACCGCCCGTCCTACGCGCTCCTGCTCCTTCAGCAAGTCCTGCGCGGCCCCGTGTTGACACGTACGGCACCGTTAGCCCACGCGTTTGTGGTGGAAACGGTCTCTGTGGTCACCGGAGAAGCTAAACACGGTTTGTCACCTGCTCAAGCCGTTTCCTCTGCGCCTCCAACTCCATCTGTCGGACTTCCAGGTCCTGGACCGCCGCAGCCGTCTCCTGCTCCCGCAGATCCATCTGCAGCAAAACGTGAGGGTAAATAATcagaatcataaaaaaacaacttcatttACACATAAATCTGACAGATCTTCATATAGCAGCTCAGAAGCTTTCGTGATGAAGCTCTAAACAGTTAGTTGAGAAACTTGATCAGATCCCCTTAGTCTAGAGGAGCTTTTAAATACCTGCTGATTGATACCACAGTCTTAGACGTTGTTTACAGCGATGAATAAAATACATGATGGCTGATGTTATGACCGACGCGCAGCTCTACAGAGTACATTACAGGCAGCTTTGGCCTTCGGTCGGTCAAAGTTTACCTTCCTGCTGATCTCCTGGTCCAGTCTGTGTATCTGTGAGGCTTGCTGCTCCTGCTGGTGTTTGAGGAAGCGTCTTCTAGTCGCGTCCAGCAGGTTTAACTCCCTCACcttcagctctctcttcatagCTGCCAACCTGAACCCCCGCGCAGCAGAGTCAAAACGTTACGAACCAAAAGATAAAATCTCTCTTTCAGTCAAACCACAAACACAGGAGGGCCTCGGTAATCACTTTGTCCTCTGCTGCGCCAGCTTGTCCTCTTCTTGTGCCAGGATGTTTCTGCGGTGCTCCTCTGCTTTCTGAAGCAACTCCTGTGTTGAAATCATTCAATGAAATTGTTAGTTCATTTCATTACCAATCCACTTATTTTAGGTGCTTGGTCTTCATGAACCGGTGAATTGTACTCAATCTGATGACCAtataatgtttgcttttaaaggATTCAatggctacattcacactgcagggaaatgcgaccatATCCATCCTTTTGGTGGCAGAGTGAACCGCCCAAATTCTGATGTGAATGGTCCAAAAAAACATCTCATTTGTGTCACTttcatatgtggtactaattcaaATACGTATCAGATATTTTTTCAATGCGtccgcagtctgaacggtcatgtcgcattttatctGTCTTACACGTCcttctcactacacatccacacagtaGTAGCAATTAGCGCTCCatctttcttcttaccttatttcatcttgctatgatgtggtatTAATATTgccggctcccattgctcaacagctttctaataataacaacaagGAGGGATGCCGGTatgcgtttttttcccccttttttttcttttttttttaagaagacttctagaaacaattacattcaccgtCACTTCTATAAACAAtgcgctgctctgtgacgtctccttaagTTATCTGCTTTTTGGTCGCTTTGCGGCCCTCagccgttcagacagaagtctgatgccggttgcatttaatagtagtaggCACAGTCACCTCAAAAACATccgatttcagcaaaaaaatgttaatccagtatcaaggcctgcagtgtgaacgcagCCTAAGACACAAATCCACCTGTTGGGCGTAGTAAGCTTTCTCTTCGGCTTGGCGACGCACAAAATCCGCACGCAGCGCCGACAACTCCTGCCTGAAGGCGACACAAATGGCCCTTTAAGTGAGTTTAACTAGCTCAGGAAGAAGATCATTGAAATGAATTGTCATAAAAATGatcatttaatacatttagaATCAGTAAATAAAGAATCTCATGGACAGAAGCCAGAAAATCAAAGAGATCATTCAAAGGCTGAAGgtggaaaacagaaataaattgttTGTCTCGCCTAGCTCTTTTCACAGAGGTCCCTGAACACCATCATGCAGGCATGAGCAGGATTTCCTCAAATGACATTCCTGTGATTGTGATCCAGCTCACCTTTCTTTTAGATACTCCATCTCCTGCAGACGTATTCGCTCCCTCTCCCTGCTTTGGTATTCCACTATGAATTCTGGGTACTGGTTGAAGACGGGGTACTGGCCGCCGGTGAGGGCGGTAAAGTCGGACAGCATCGTTCGGGGATGGATGTCTGCTGGCGTGCTGCCCGCGATCCTGTAAGCCTCCTTTATCATAGCCCCGACATCCAGGTTGTTGCGATGGTGAAAAAAGTACTGCAGGAACGGGAGGAAACGGAGACGTCCGTCAAGGACAGGCAACGGCGGACAGTGGCGCTGGGTTTAAGACGGCGCACCTCAAAGTCCTTCTTCTGGGAGCACAGCAGCAGGGGCTCCCGGCAGGAGATGACGTAAGCCACGCAGGCCATCAGCAGGAAGGACGGGTGGTTGGAGAAGACGTTGTCGAACAGTCGCAGCCACTCGTCGCGTGTGAGAACCTCTGAGAACAAGGTCTCCAGCAGGGGCCACACGTACAGCTGGGACAGATACAGTTCATATAAATGAGGACAGCGTCACGTAATCTTCCACGTGTAAAAGTCTGAGCATGGCAGCGTTAAACATCTCGTCTCTTACAAGTCTCCCTACGCATTAGTGTCACAAAAATCACAAACTTTTCCAGATTCAAGACTCTCAGTCCCTTGCAGCCCAGTTTAAAGAATATATTAAGAAAGATGAacacatgaataaataatgGATTATGGAccaacggatggatggacgagaAGTAAGAGAAAGTGCAGAAATTATTTTCCAGACCTGGAGAATACGTTCATCAGATTCCAGACTCTTCCAGACTAATTCAGAGAGGCTCTGAGCCTCtgaactgcaaaaaggaaactaatagcaagtaagattttcttgaaatttgtgtagttttctttcatttgagcaggtaaataagactatatgccaaaggaataagatatttgcacttaaaataggaacaattcgtctccatcatcttatatcaagtgcaggatatctaattaccttattttaggggtaaaaatactcattccattgggaGATAATcgcatttacctgctcagatcaaggacaaatgcactaatttcaagaaaattctgcGATTTTTCCTTACAATTTACTGTGAAATTATTTACattgttcacattttaattgtttacataaaccgctgctgcatctttatcctgaaatttactgtgacctttcaagctgtatgcaaacgaaattttgttctgtacgcactttgtgcatacaaaatgacaataaagttgtctaagtctaaaatgttactttattttagttctgtttttgcagtgcactcgTGTTACCTGGGAGGTGACGCCGCAGTCCACCaggtgctgcagcagctcctggtCGTGATGAGCCAGAACGTTCTCAGCCATGCTCAGGATGTTCAGCGGAGGGTTGGGGAAATACTCAAACCAGTGCTGGCACCAGTTCACTAAACAAGCAGACGCCGAGTCAGCAGACAGCTCAGAAGAAGGGTACTCCGAGTGAATTCAAAGTTTGACATATGGTTTTAGAAACAGTGAAGCGGTACCTATGACGGTAGCCACCACCTCAAAGCAGAGCATGGGATTGTTCTGGAAAAGCTTGACGAAAGGAAACGCCACCAGAGGGAGATATTCTACCTCTGCAAAAATGGCTGCCCAGTGAGCTAAGGCAGATAAAACCCTGCAGAGGAGACAAAAAACGTAACTAGACGGTCACACATGATGGTTTACGCGGGGGAAGCGGCGCGTACCTCTGCAGCCCTCGCTGCAGCTTGTGGCTCTTGATGGGGTACTTGTCGTGCAGCGTGAGGAAGGCCGTATGCAGGCCTTTGTCTGTCAGACTGCTGTAGGCTGCGTGGTTCTCTGGGAGGCACAGCAGGGATCTCCACACAAACATCCTGCAGCAAGGGTGCACAAGGTAAGACAGAGATGCTAAAGCAGACCCGTACATCCCATACGGCTCTATCGTTTAGAAAAGGGCTTCTCACCTGTATTTAGCGGGGAACTCTCCGAAGGCTTTCAGCAGAGCAACGAGTCTCTTCTTGTTCAGACCAGCTGGCAGTTCGTTCTGATTCAGAAAACGAGACAAAGCCGAATGCTGAAGTGAATCTGGTTCATTTGATGGAGGAAATATATTAGATGATGGACgctgccttaaaaaaaaaggctttatctCCTTGCAACCTAGCACCATttggtcatgttacaaccacagcaGCTGTTTATGTTATCGTGTTAGACCAAGATAAAGTACTGCAGAGCTGTGAAAAGCAATTCAGAAATCTTtcattaatcccaaagggaaattcaATTGAAATTAAATGGAACGTGGACTtcagtctgaaaagtgtggcatgctcATCAGAACAGATATGTTGTATATTTTACAGCAGTGAGTGTTTCACGGTCATTCCTCTCAGAAAAACAACAGGTGCTCAGTGAGATTAGTTGGAGAAGCTCTGAGAACAGAAAGTCGCCCAAGTGGATTCAGATGTGGACGGACCCCTGAAGAACCATTCTGCTGAAGCTCTAGCCATTTGTTCAGGGTCTTTGTCCTGCTAGAAGCCCTCCGCCTCAGCCTCACGTCCTGCATTTAGCTCCGCCCCAACATCAAATCGACTCTGATGGGCTTGTCTGGGCCTGACGGagagaagcatccccacagcatgatgctgccaccaccatgtttcaccatatAGCGCTTTCTCATGGGACAAAAAGCTCAGGTTTTTGTCCCATAAGACCAGACCACCCTGCTCCACATTTTCTGGGACTTCTTCCAAACTGAAAACCAGATTTCCTACAACTTTATGTTGGTCCACCTCATGGAATCATAATGAAATAGATTAAATTACGGTTGTAAACTGACAAAATGTTGTCTAATTGGAAGAAGGCCAAATAAGCAAcagatattaataaaaatgtattattactcCTGTCTTCCTACCTCTTTATCCTCAGCTGAGGACACTGCAGGTGGTCTCAGCATCTTCACCTGAGGTCTTCTGCCTGAGCTCCTGGCCGGTCTCTGAACTCCCTCTGATTTAACCTTCATCTTTATGCCAGACAGGTTCTGATCAGCTTCACCACCCGAGACCACAGCCACCTGGGAGGGAGGGGGCTGCGGAGAAGACACACAGACGCATAGCAGCCTTTTTGCCAACCAGTGAGAACACATGTGTTTCCTGCTTTGCTTCATCCTGTCACCTTGTTTAACTCCTGCGTCAGGCTCTGGACGCTGTAGATGTTGATGCTGCCGTTGTCCATGATGGCCGCGATGTGCCGACCGTTTGGGCCGACTGCGACGGCGCCGACCGCTTCATCCGCAGAACCCATGTGGAAGAGAAGTCTGCATGTGTGAATGTTGATGAAGCGCATGGCGCCGTCCTGGCTCAACACTCCCAGAGTCTGTGGAGACAAAACACGCTGCCATGGAAACGGAACGAGCACCgaaggaaaaaacaagaaaaacgcTCACCAATGCCGAACACAAGGCTTTAGATGTGATTTGTTCGTATGAACGAAGGGACTGAGTATTTGTAAATGATTGTGTCAGCATCAGAGAACTGAAGGCAGAATTATCTAACAGGGAAGATGTTCAGTGGCTTTCAGGCCTCATGTCACATCTCAGTGTTGAAAGCAGTCATTGTTAGATTCAGAATCAGCGTAACTTTCCTTTACATGTCTTCAGATTAGTCATACGCCTGCTGCACTGATGTTTGAGCGGATATATCAGCCGTCCATATTTACCACCcaacagaaagttttttttttttactagtctTACTACTTATTTGCTCCATGCCTTCTTTTCAATTTTTGCACTATAGAATCATGCTAAGTTTGTTTATCTGCTCATCTTCAGCACAGGATCACAGCATAACATCCACCTCAACCACGtttggcaccagagagaaaattgtttgaaccttctttttgttcccaattaaaatatttcttacagtggaaaaaaaaaaaacagaccacaCCCCTCCCCCCAGAGAGATCAATgggaagacaaaagaaatcaCACAGGAGGGGAAGCCATTATAGTCAAAAtgatgcaaaaaacaaaaactaagaccGGTACTTTCTTTGTATTTCAGTGTGTAACGACTAGCTGGTCATATACGTAGAAGTCTGTCACAGAACAGAGTTATTTGTGCCGTAAGCTGCCAaacaaacctggaagaaaacagCCGTGGATTCAACTTACATGTGAACTTCCTACACAGACTCaaagccaaaagaaaaaaaggacgtCTACAAAAATCATCAGGACTTGCTGTGTGTGTACCTGGTTGGCTCCTCCATCAAAGCTGTCGGGCAGGAACTCCAGCTGCCTGACGGTCCGAACCTGTGCCGGCATCTGGATCACCTTGAGCAGTCGCTGGCTGTCCAAACACCACAGGTGTAAGAGGTTGGAGCGCCCCCCCGCAGCGAGGCTTTTACCGTCCCTGTCGACACAACACACACACGTAGGCGCAGGTTCAAGGTTTCTGAGCCCTGCACAGTTGTCCTGAGGTTGTAAAATACTGAACAGACAGTGATGAATAACAATCCTGGAAAGCTGCTTGATGACTCGGCTTGGCCGCTGTGTGAGAGACCCACCGTGTGACAGCAAAGGCCTTGTATGAGATTCTAGGTCCAGAGTCGGGAACGGGGAGCTGGTATTTGCAGAACAGGGTGTCGCTCTCCCACGCAAAGATGGAGTCATCGCTGAAACAGCTGAGGATGGTGTTGCTGAGGGGAAGGAAAAACACCTGAAAGGCAAGAGACAgagtttagtcacagagcttcAGACCTCAGAGACTCTCTGAGTCCCACCTTTACGCTAAACCCCAAGCAGAGTACAAGAGTAAGTCAGAGGCAGCAGGTCAcctgaaagaaaatgtaataatcaaTCAGATAACTGATTACCAGAGTCCTGACCAACACCAGGAACGGTTATCCTATTTAACCAGTCCCTGAATCACTGAACCAACTACCTGGGTGTCAAAGCATGCAATTGAAACTATTGTTAATAAAAGACAGACAGGTGTTGGACCTAAACACATCTCAGTGTCCCTGGTCAGGTCTGAACCATGCAGAGTCCTCAGATCCTGAGACCTCTCTGTGTTCCCACCATCAGGACTAAACGTTTACTTTCTATGTTCCTCAGCTCTGGAACAAACTCACACACAAAGTGCTGGCTCCTTTAAATCAGCACTGAAAACATTCCCGTTTACTGCAGCTTAGGTCAACGTTTGATACATTATCAccatttctcttctttttattgGCTTCAATGTTACTTTAGGTCATCTTGCATGATTATGTAtaatgtttttatgcttttatgtaacgattcctttttctttttaatgtatcAGACGTTTGTTTTGCCCTCTCTGTCCTTCCTGGGAAGCGACTTGTATTACCCCGTGTATGATTGGTGCTGCATAAAGAAATTTGCTTCACCTGCTATGCCTTGACAACTGGTTTACTTATTGACAATGTTTCTGCAAGTTTAAGTAAGTTAGCTTTAAAACCTTTATACGGACATTATGAATGAATTTAAAATTGACATGGATGACAAAAATTCATGCATATTAACTATTTAAGCAACTTTGACCATTTCAactggtagtttttttttaataatctgtgATTTCATGTACTTCAAGAGAGTTTCAGCAGAAAACAGACTTGATTTCAAAACTAAATGTCTAAACTGAGCCGCTTACaataataaacaaagtaaaaacaagCTAAAGGAAAAGAAGTTTGTTATTTATGCAATGCAACCCAACGAAATTCATtattagaaaaatcaaaaattattacatttctgAGGGTAGATTTCCAAAAGGTGTTAAATTATCTAAACCTTTACTGTTTTGGTCATTAACGCTCATTGGGGTTGGTATAAATTATGCACACTACTAGCAGGTAATTTAGATTTCATAACTTTAAATCGATATCTGCCAGGGATGGGACGAATTGTGCTTCTTTCACTAACTTACCCTTTGTATACCGACGGACTGTCTGATGTTCAGCTTCCTCTTTCTCTGGAAGGTGTCCAGGTCCCAGAGCTGAGCCGTGTCTGACGACGTCGTGATGGCGTACCGGCCTGAGCTGTGCACAGAGA is from Fundulus heteroclitus isolate FHET01 chromosome 3, MU-UCD_Fhet_4.1, whole genome shotgun sequence and encodes:
- the tbc1d31 gene encoding TBC1 domain family member 31 isoform X1, with amino-acid sequence MEVTDIGNKEEGKVWHRKPTPGKSVLVTVVRTAQQNKTVRFLHVTFDTTGDSFLAGDHHGNIYLFDISRNRFRLVQKTGQACTALAFSLRRTTEFLVALADYTIKCFDKDTKQLVSWMRGHEGAVSSISVHSSGRYAITTSSDTAQLWDLDTFQRKRKLNIRQSVGIQRVFFLPLSNTILSCFSDDSIFAWESDTLFCKYQLPVPDSGPRISYKAFAVTRDGKSLAAGGRSNLLHLWCLDSQRLLKVIQMPAQVRTVRQLEFLPDSFDGGANQTLGVLSQDGAMRFINIHTCRLLFHMGSADEAVGAVAVGPNGRHIAAIMDNGSINIYSVQSLTQELNKPPPSQVAVVSGGEADQNLSGIKMKVKSEGVQRPARSSGRRPQVKMLRPPAVSSAEDKENELPAGLNKKRLVALLKAFGEFPAKYRMFVWRSLLCLPENHAAYSSLTDKGLHTAFLTLHDKYPIKSHKLQRGLQRVLSALAHWAAIFAEVEYLPLVAFPFVKLFQNNPMLCFEVVATVIVNWCQHWFEYFPNPPLNILSMAENVLAHHDQELLQHLVDCGVTSQLYVWPLLETLFSEVLTRDEWLRLFDNVFSNHPSFLLMACVAYVISCREPLLLCSQKKDFEYFFHHRNNLDVGAMIKEAYRIAGSTPADIHPRTMLSDFTALTGGQYPVFNQYPEFIVEYQSRERERIRLQEMEYLKERQELSALRADFVRRQAEEKAYYAQQELLQKAEEHRRNILAQEEDKLAQQRTKLAAMKRELKVRELNLLDATRRRFLKHQQEQQASQIHRLDQEISRKMDLREQETAAAVQDLEVRQMELEAQRKRLEQDLLKEQERVGRAVEEEVQLKMREAERADESYSELLHSAESNLQALEESLAEAHQLGLESDWQREVLERLQRVDAEQERKRERLAQLQRQTLAEEGRLAHTMREVAGRKWDEVMSSRAQLQEQRLASSAAETEGGRQRKVESAGPSGGLLHRPAASVAAKGVNTATGGGSSPTQRQGGASMVCLNSSSPSGSSSTHFSLDRGRAHLDSSERELLKEIRELRQKLAARAREGSSASSPSVHALSSVPQ